From Bacillus sp. Marseille-P3661:
TATGGCCGATCTTTTACCTAAGAACCTGTTACCAGCCGGAAATATCCTGTGTGGTATTAGTTTTAGTGTCGGGAGCATCCTTGGTCCATTTGTAGGTGGTTTCTATATACAATGGTTTCCCAACGGCAGTTTCTTCTATGTTTTATGTACAATTTTAATATTTATTTTAATACCGTTGGCTTTATACAAGGATAAAAAAAACGATTTTAAAGGTCGTACCATCTTAAGGAACAGCAATAGGCTGATTCCTTATTTTATTATCCTTTCTAAAATAGTAAAAAAGCGGATTGACCGATTTTCCCTAATTGTTATATAATACAATTAATACACTTTATCTGTATTAATACAGTATAAAATTTAGGGGGATTTTTAATGAGTCGGCAAGAGCGAAGAAATATGATTGAATACATTAACAAAAAAAGAGAGTTGAGTACAGAAAAGCTAATTTATATGACAGATGAAGAAATAGAACATATCTATAACATCACCTACTTTCACTATGAACAAATAATTGAAGGTTAGTGCTTTTTTCTTAAATACTAGGCTTTGTTAAATGAGCATGTTGATCTCGCTGAATGCTCGCGGCATACCAACGGCGGTGAGATCCTTCAGCGCATTACTCCTACAAGGTCTCACGGGATATCCCGCAGGAGTCTCGCACCTTTCGCTCTCCAATCAACCTTAAGCTTTAACAAAGACAAGAACCAAATAAACTCATTTAGTAAAACCGTTTGTAACGGTTCTTTTTTTTGAAAAAATAAATAATACTCGTATTACAAAACAAAACATCATCGTCTCAATCGAGAAAATCAGTTCATAAAAAATTGTGCCAATTAAAAATATTCATACATAAATTAATTAACCTAGTATTCTCCTTTTCAATCCCCATTTTAGATGCTATAATTTAAAATAATTATAAATAATAATTTATAGTAATTATTACTTTTCTACGATAAAACGTTAAATAACTACTGAAAATAAGCGTATTAAGGATGATTTTTATTCTCAATTAAAAAAAGGAGGAGAGAATTTTGAACGCACAAACTAGAACAATAGATAATGATTCTCAATTGAGTTATGCACAAAACGTTCCAAATAGAATGACTAAAATAATTGAACACGGTGAGTTAATTGCAGCAATAACAAGCGGTTTCCTCATTGTCATCGCCTGGTTATTGTCTAAATCCAGCGGTAACGAATCTATCTCAATTGCATTTTTCCTAGCAGCTTTTATAATTGGCGGATACGCTAAAGCCAAAGAAGGTATAAAAGCCACTATTAATGAGCGAGAGTTAAATGTAGAAATGCTCATGATCTTCGCAGCCATTGGCTCGGCAATCATCGGTTATTGGGCCGAAGGTGCAATATTGATCTTTATATTCTCACTTAGTGGTGCTCTTGAAACATACACCATGAACAAAAGTAAGAAAGAAATATCAAGTTTAATGAAATTGCAGCCTGAAGAAGCGCTACTTATTACAAACGGTGTCGAAAATAAGGTTCATGTCAGTACGTTGGAAATAGGCGATGAAATTCTAGTAAAACCTGGTGAACGGATTCCGTCCGACGGTATGATCATTCGTGGACAAACAACGATTGATGAAGCGGCGATTACAGGTGAATCGATTCCTGTTTCAAAAGAAATTAATGAGAACGTGTTTGCAGGAACTGTTAACTTAAACGGTGCAATCGTTGTGGGTATTACGAAACGTGCTAATGAAACACTTTTTCAAAAAATCATTAACCTAGTGCAATCAGCTCAAAGTGAAAAATCTCCTTCACAGCTTTTTATTGAAAAATTTGAAGGTACGTATGTCAAAGTAGTATTGACCGTTGTATTGCTAATGATGTTTGTTCCACACTTTTTATTAGGCTGGAGTTGGACTGAAACTTTTTACCGGGCAATGATCTTTTTAGTAGTAGCATCACCCTGCGCTCTTGTTGCATCAATTATGCCTGCAACATTATCAGCAATATCTAATGGCGCTAAGCATGGTATTCTTTTCAAGGGCGGTGTTCATTTAGAAAAGCTAGCAGGCCTTCAAGCCATTGCCTTTGATAAAACAGGCACATTGACACGCGGAAAACCAGAGGTTACAGATGTAATCGTACGATCAGATATCGATGAGGAACAATTTTTAAAAATTACAGCATCTATTGAAAATCACTCTAATCACCCTTTAGCGCAAGCAATCGTTCAATACGCAAAAGCGAACAATTCATTTTCATTAACATTAGATGAACCTAGTGAATTTAAAGATGTTGCCGGCTGGGGTATCCAAGCAACACTATACAATAAACAATGGAAAATCGGCAAAAGCGGTTATGTTGGAAAAGAACTCGTTACTCAATTTGAAAATGGCGTTGGTAAAAAACTTGCGGAAGAAGGAAAAACGATTGTCTACGTTGCAGACGACGAAGGCATAGTAGGATTATTAGCGCTAAAAGATGTAGTTCGTGAAATTTCCAAACAAGCAATCCAGATATTAAAAGAAAACGGAATCTACACGATTATGCTTACAGGAGATGGCAACAGTACAGCAAAAGCCATCGCTAAAGAAAGCGGCATAGATCATTATATTTCGGAATGCCTGCCAGAAGAAAAAGTAGAGCATGTAAAAAAAATTCAAGATAAATTTGGAGAGGTTGCTATGGTAGGAGATGGAATTAATGACGCTCCTGCTCTTGCAACTGCTAATGTCGGAATTGCCATGGGTGAAGGCTCCGATGTTGCCTTAGAAACAGCAGATGTCGTTCTTATGAAGAATGATTTAACGAAGATATCTGATGCGATTGCTTTATCAATTCGCATGAATAAAATTATTAAACAAAACATTGTATTTTCCATATTAGTTATCATGTTTTTGATTGCGTCAAACTTCCTCCAAATTCTTGACCTTCCATACGGAGTTATCGGTCACGAAGGAAGTACTATCTTGGTTATACTAAATGGATTAAGATTACTAAAATAAGAACAGATTGTAATGGATAAGTTTGCATTGGTAATACCCACCCTAAAATCACAAAGTAAAAAGGCGACCTCGTAACGGTCGCCTTTTTACTTTGTCATGCCCTAGCCGGCGGGTTAAGGCATTTTTGCATTTTAATGATAGTTATTCTTTTTATTGGCGCTACCAGACGTCTTATGTTTTGTATTACTATGATTTTTCTTTTGATTTTTACCCATCGCTAACGCCTCCTACAAATGAGTTGAAAGCTATTTATTAACCGCCTTCTTTTATAGCATGCCCTGTTAACTCAACGTAATTAATGACAAATTCCTCTATTTATGAAAATGCAGCCCATTTAGCTTAATCATCGCATTTATTTCTCCACCTATAACAATTACCATGGCAGATAAATAAAACCAAATTAATAAAATGATAATACCACCAAGGCTTCCATAGGTAGCGGAGTAATTTCCGAAGTTTGTTACAAAATATGAAAAGGCAAGTGAAACAATTTGCCAACCTACAGTAGCAAATAAAGCTCCGATCCATACTTCTCTCATCGTTAATCGAATGTTAGGCGCAAACCGATACAAAGCAGCTAAAACAATTACCATAATAAAAAAACTTATAATAATTCGCATCACATTCCAAACACTTAAAAACGATTCTGATAAACCAAGGTTAGTAAAGATAAAAATACCGATTGCCTTTCCAAAAACGGGCAACAATAGTGCGACAATAATCACAATAATCATTGCAATTGTTAACACAATAGCCATTAATCTCGAGACAATAAAGGAACGGTTTTCTTTTACATCATACGCTCGATTCATCGCCCTTATAATCGCATTAATCCCATTAGAAGCAGACCAAATCGTTGCAATGACACCAAATGATAGCAATCCACCTCTTTGCTTATCCATGATTTCATTTAAGGTTGTTTCAATTAGGTGCATGGTTTGACCAGGAGCATATTCACTAACAATTCCTAACACGTCTACTTGGGAAATTGGTAAATACCCTATTAAGGTTATTAAAAAAATCAAAAACGGAAACAGAGATAAAAGAAAAAAATAGGCCAATTGTGCAGCTAAACCTACAACTTCGTCATGGTGAAACCTATAATAAAATTCTTCCCAAAAACCTTTAATGGTCGTAACCTTCTTATGAGTCATATACCCTCCGTATCTATTCGCGGTTTTCCTCATCTTCTTTTACTATTAGGTTTGGACTTGGTTTTTTTACCTGCTCGGTTGTTTCCTTTATATCATTTACTTTGTCCATAATAAATAATACATCTTCTGATAACTCTTCAATTTTATTCCTTGCATTTGTCACCTGATTCACTAGAGAAGTTATCGTCTCTTCAGGATTTTTTGCATAACTCCATAGTTTTCCTCCATACTTTTTTATATTTGTTGTTGTACTCAATCTTGTTTCCCGATCTAATAAAGAAATTGCTGCCCCTACTACTGCCCCAACAGCCATTCCTTTAAGTAATTTATTATTTTTATTCATATATATGACTCTCCTTTTTAGTTCCGCAACTTTCCAATATTTTCAACCCAATTATAACCCAACATCAACAATTCTTTAAACTGCTAATGTAAAAACATACTGGTCATTAATAATTTTAACAAACTGTTACGCGCAACTTAAAATATACAATTTCGAGTTGTTTCCGCAAGCCAAAATCTGAGATAATAATTATACTTTAATATTTATTAAAGATATTTAATGGTTTTAAACATTGTTATATACATTGATATATTAATGATCTTTCAAGGTGGTTTCTGAAAATTTTTACTATTTTTATAAAACAAAAAGTTATTGCATAAATATTAGTTCTGATTTATATTTATTACTATATTTTATAAGACGTTAAATTGAGCAAACTACTTATAGAACTAACTAAATTATAACCATTGAAATTGGGAGGAAAAAAGATGAAAAGTAAAACTATCAAATCGATGCTACTATTTTTACTTATTAGTTTTGTTTTAGTTTTAGGAGCTTGTGGCCAGTCTGAAACTGCACCAGAGGAGCCAACAGATACTGAAACAACAGAAGAAACTCAAGGTGATCAACAAGAACCGGCTTCAAAAGAAAAAGTAATCGTTGGAACGAATGCATTTTTTGCACCATTTGAATTTATGGAAACTGGTAAGGTTGTTGGTTTTGATATTGATCTTATTTCAGCAGTTTTAGATGAAGCAGGCTATGAATACGAAATCCAAAATAACGGATGGGAAGCATTATTCCAGAATGTTCAAAATGAATCAGTTGACATCGGCGCTTCTGCGATTACAATTACGGATGACCGTAAACAATCATACGACTTTTCAAGCCCTTATTTTGAAGCTAGACAAATGATTTTAGTTCCAGAAGGATCAGATATTAAAGGTTATTCGGATTTAAACGATAAATTAATCGGGGTACAAAATGGTACAACTGGTGATTTTGCAGCCCAAGAAATTTTGGGTGAAAAAAGCACGAATGTTAAAAAGTATGAGGATGCACCTACAGCTATTATGGCGATGCTAAGAGGAGAAACAGATGCAGTTATCGCTGATAATGCGGTTGTTAAGTATTACATTACTAGCAACCCTGATCAAAAGGTTGTAGCGATTGATGACGCAGAAAACTTCGAGTCTGAGTACTATGGCATCCTAATTCAAAAAGGAAATGAGCAGCTTAAAACAGATGTTAACGCTGCACTTAAAACAATAATGGAAAATGGCAAATTCACTGAGATTTATAAAAAGTGGATGGGCGAAGAACCTAACCTTGAAGCATTAAAGCAATAGTTTTAAAAAAAAAAACGTATTTGCAAATGACGATGTATTTCTTATACTTTCATCCTTTGATGAAGTTAAACTTCCATAAAGTATAAAATGAAAATTGCGTAACGGAAACTGCGTTACGCAATTTTCATATAGAAAAGGAGTTAAATCAAAATGGATTTTAAATGGAGCATCATAGCAGAATATCTGCCATTTTTTCTAAAAGGAATGCTACTAACAATTGGCGTATCAATTTCCGGGGTCCTTATTGGCAGCATTTTTGGTTTATTAATTGCCTTAGGTAAAATGTCATCTATTAAATTAGTTAGGTTGCCCTTTATTTGGTATATAAATTTTTTTCGTGGTACACCACTATTCGTTCAACTTTTACTCATTCACTTTGGAGTCGTGCCGCTATTTATGACACCTGCAAATCCGATTGTTTCCACAATAGTAACACTTTCTTTAAATTCCGCTGCATATGTGGCTGAGATTTTCCGTGGTGGGATCCAATCGATCGATAGAGGACAAACAGAAGCAGCGCGTTCTTTAGGAATGTCTAACTTTCAAACAATGAGGTATATTATTATTCCACAGGCTGTTAAGCGTATGATTCCACCTTTAGGAAATGAATTTATCGTACTTTTAAAAGACTCTTCGCTCGCAGCGATCATTGCAGCTCCTGAACTAATGTATTGGGGACGAGCTGCAGTTGGACAATATATGAGAGTTTGGGAACCATATTTAGCCGTTGCAGTTATCTACCTTATTCTCACCCTTTCATTAACATATCTTCTTAATTATATGGAACGCAAAATGGCAACAAGTTAATTGTCATTTTGAACAACTTTTAGTTTCTTATTATTTACATTGACATATTATTCGAAAAAATATATAAATTTATAGTACTACATGAAAGGAGGGAAATAATTATATGGAACTAATAGGAAAAATTAGCGAATTAGTTTGGGGACCCCCGATGCTTATTTTGATAGTCGGAACTGGTATCTTTTTAACACTACGTTTAGGTTTTTTACAACTTTCAACACTTCCCTACGCTCTAAAGCAAGCTTTTGGAAAGCAGCAGGACCAAAAGTCTAAAGGGGACATCTCGCATTACCAAGCACTTATGACCGCTCTAGCTGCAACTGTTGGAACCGGTAATATTGCTGGTGTTGCTACAGCAGTCGTGGCAGGTGGTCCGGGTGCAGTGTTTTGGATGTGGATTAGTGCTATTTTCGGAATGGCTACAAAGTATGCAGAAGGCGTACTTGCCGTTAAATATCGTGTAGAAGATGAAAATGGCGAAATGTCTGGTGGCCCAATGTATTATTTAGAACGAGGGCTAGGACAAAAATGGCTCGGTATTTTATTTGCAATTTTTGGTGCGATTGCAGCATTTGGAATAGGAAATATGGTTCAATCAAACTCTGTTTCAGAGATTGTTAAATCAACTTTTCATATTCCTACGTGGGTTACTGGTATTATATTAACTATATTAACAGCACTTGTTATTCTTGGTGGAATTAAAAGCATCGGTAAAGTTACTGCCTTTTTTGTACCAATTATGGCAGTATTCTATCTAATAGCTGGTCTTCTTGTTATGGTAATGAATTTTGACCTTATTCCAGCTGCATTTTCTTTAATTTTTACAGATGCATTTACTGGTGAAGCAGTTGCTGGTGGAGCGATCGGTACAGTTATTCGTTGGGGTGTTGCCCGCGGAGTATTCTCAAATGAAGCTGGTTTAGGTTCTGCACCTATAGCAGCAGCAGCAGCTAAAACAGATTATCCTGCTCGACAAGCACTCGTATCCATGACACAGGTGTTTATTGATACAATTATAATTTGTTCAATCACTGGTCTTACATTAGTTATGGGTGGAATTTATAAAGATGGTTTAACAGGTGCAGAATTAACATCTGCTACTTTCGAACAATTTTTAGGAGCAGCAGGTCCGATTGTAGTCGCAATTGGTTTAATTTTCTTCGCATTTTCTACAATTCTTGGCTGGTCTTATTACGGTGAGAAATGTTTCTCTTATCTATTTAGTAAATCTGCCGTTAAGTACTATCGTATCGTCTTTGTATTTGCTGTCTTTTTTGGGGCAATTTTATCACTTGATGCCGTTTGGGGAATTGCTGATATTATGAATGGTTTAATGGCTATTCCTAACCTAATCGGTTTACTAGGTTTAACTGGCGTAGTTGTAGCTGAAACGAAACGATTTAAACAGATAATGAGAGATGAAAAAGAAAACGCAAATCGTGCAGAAGTTTAAAAATATTAGGAGATTGCAAATTGCAATCTCCTCTTTTTATGATACGATAATAAGAAAAGCGGATCTTTTTATTAAAGAAAGGAAGTGCAAAATGGACTTAACTAATAAATCAGCCGAAAACGTAGAATTTATGATCAATGCAATTAAAGACAAGCTTCGCATGGTTAATGTTGGTGCCGTTAAAGCGGAACATTTTGATGGAGAAATGTACGAAGAACTGAAAGATATCTATGAAATGGTTATCGGGAAAGATTCGTTTAGTATTAGTGAAATGCAAGCAATTGCAGCCGAATTAGGTAACCTTCGCAAAGTATAGCAGATTTGCTGCTATACTTTTTTATTTTCTTATCTCGGGGTCCTTCTGAAGAGATTTATCACGTTTTCTTGGCACTGTTCGCCCTCATCAACATCTTCTGTAACATTTTCTGCTCATCGTATATAGGCAGCACAATATCCAATTCTAAAATAATCGATTAATTTTCCCCTTATACCGCTTAAACGCACTAGATCTACCCATTTTCCGTTTTTCCATTAACATATTAAATCGCAATAATTTTTCATTTAAACGTTTATTTAACTTTTCCTTTTCCTCTAGATCTTTGCAGCATGCTATTAAATCTTCTAATTTTAACATATCCTTTTTCAACTGAACTTCCTCCGGCACCATACCCGCATTTTTTAATATTTTATAACCCATACGCAGTTCGGAGGGTACAGCTGAATCATCATCAAAATTTAACGGTTTACCTTTTCCAGGCAATTTATCAAATTCACCATTTTTTATAGAGTCTTTAATTCTTTGTTCTACCAAATTTGTAAAGTAATCCAACTCTATCACTCCAACTCGGTTATACTGTCACTCTGCGCGTGATCATTCAGTTCTTTCTTTTCCTTTTTCAGTAACAGCAAAGTTCCTTGTCATCTTTTTAATATGCTCTACCTTTCTATAACGCAGCGCTGACCAATCATCATCTATTGCTACCTGACGTACAGGTTCAAACCCTTCATCAGCAAGTATACCTGTTACAGAATCACGACTACAGTCCGATCCTTTATACTTCTTGGACGTTTTTTTCGGATAGCACAACCATAAAAGACCATCCTCCACTAGAACTTCCGCTCCTTTTTTAGACCACATTTTAAGCTCTTCATTTGCAGTACCAAACACTTGCACGAATTGATATTGATCATTTATTACTTCTTTATGAACCTCCGCTTGAAAAGCTGCTAATATATCATTGTATTCAACAGGAGCATTCAATATTAATACTGGCTTGCTTTCATCTTTTAGCTGTAATTTTTTAATAACCGGATTCATATCAAATAACCTCACTTAGATAATATTATTTTAACCCTCATACATCACATAGTATAAACATATTATCTCCCTTTAAAATGAGCAAGTTATTTGCAGCTTGCTCATTACTAACAAAAGTTAAATAGCAAATCATGTATATTTTTACAAAATTGATACAAACTGCTGATAGAATATTTAAAGGAGTTTTTAGTTTGAGGTTTAAATCACTTATTTTAGCTGTAACATTAACGCTGTCTTCTTGTAGTTCAAGTGGGCAGCCTGATGCACCAAAAGTACAGCTATCATCATCGATAAGCGGAGAAAAAGAAGTAGAGAATGGCGAAAATACATGGATTGATATTACTACCAATTCAGGCGAAGTAAAGTACGATATGACAACTAACGCTAAAGATTTTATTGCTCAAAAAAATAACGCCTTTCAAAATATTACAAAGAACTTGAACAACCAAGAAAATAAAGATGTGTATTATGATTATTATGTTGCGGCCATGGAACTGGAAAGAGGACTGCAATTTGTTGAGGTTGAAGGTGTCTCTATTCGTAAGGACTTTAATAACCTACAACATCTTACTAGAATCATTAAAGATGAACAGCAAAAACGTGTAGAAAACTCAAATCCAGCAGATTTCGGGGAGTACAAAACAGCTATGATGAAAGATTGGAAGGCCCCAAGTGACCGGATGAAACGTGCAATAAATTATTTGACAAAATTATTAAATGACCTTGATATTACAATAAATCATGATGGAAATGGCAAGATATTCGGTTATGCTTATCAAGAGGATGGGCCAAAAACTGTAGAACTAGAAACCTTTCTCCAAGAAGATATACAACAACAATAATCTATTAAAGCCCATGTGAAGTCACTTTCACATGGGCTTTTACCTTTTTACATTTTTACTGTAAAGCGTTAATTTCTAACTTTGTAACAGGCAAGAAGGTCTCTCCTGTTTCCAAAAAGCTTACATTCACTGCATCGCCTTCTCTTAAATAAATAGCTAAAGGGCTGATTTCTGATGTAACTAAAAAGTTCTTCCCATTATCTAGTAAAAAGGAAACAATTGTGAATGACTCTGAACGTTCTTTGTAAACTCTTACAACCGTTCCACTGATTTGTTTCTGCTCTGCACGGGACGCTCCATCGACACTACTTCCACTTCGTTGTAAAGCAGTTTTATATTGTTTCAACGCAGCATTCGGTGTGTCAGCATATGCTGATATCTCAGGATTTGCCGCAGATACAATAAAGTAATTTTGCAAGAAACCATTAGGATCAAGTACCGGAGTTAACCAACTTGCTTCTCCATAAAAATTATATAAAATAGGCATTTCACCATTCCATTGCTTTTCAATAAATTTCTTTTCGATAATATCAAGAGCCCCTTGTGAATCCATATAGGAGTTTTCCAGATTCCCCGTATAATAGGTTGCTTCACCTGTTTTAGAATGCGTTAACGAGTAACCAAGCATAGAGTCAACCCCTTCTTTTGGGCTCGAGAAGTCAGTGAAATAATACATTTCTCCATTTTCATCAAACACAGGACTTACATTGGCTTCTGTTCCTTCATCCGACGGCAGCTTGACATCTTGTTTCCCAAACACACTATTCCAAAAACCATGGACATACTTTCCGAAATAGCTGTTATGCAAGCTCACACTTTCAGGTGAAACAGCACCATCAATAAAATTCGGAACTTCACTTAATGGAACATCTCCAGTTACACCATTTGTTGGGTCAACCATGATAATTCCGGTTGGCGTAAAACCGTTACGAGCAGAGATAAAATCTCCATACGTACGAATATAATATGGCTTACCTTCTTCATCCACCTCAAGTTGGACATCACCGTAAAATATATGTTTCGGATATTCCATACGGATAAGACGTTCCACACTTTTATTAAAATATGATGAAGGTGTGTAGACCATTTGACTTTCGATAAAGATTGGATTTGCTGAAGAGTCTGTTGCGCTTAATGTGAAGTAACCTGGTGTTTCTTTACCTTTTAACCATTTAAAAATCCCAGAAAATTCAACTGGAGCAATGTACACATATTCTCCATTGACCTTTTGTATTTGTAGATTGCCTAACTGGTAATAACTCGTATTCGGAACTTGACCAAATGATTTTTTCATTTTATTTCGAGCAAATTGCGGAGGGACACTGGCAGGTGTTTTCGTTTCATCAAAAGCTGTAATTTCTACTTCCTCTTGCATTTTTGCTAGTTCGAATTTTTCATCTGCATTAAACATTGGAGCAGCCAGGAAAAAGCCTCCTACTAATAAACTTGCTCCGAACAAACAAATCTTTAGAAAACGCTCTTTACCACTTGCAAACGATGCACCAATTGCTGTTATAACAATTAATAATGGCCATACTGAAGATATATTTCGATCGAGATTCGTTAGATAATAAAATACAAACACAACTGATAATAGCAGCACTACTGTAATAACAAGTAACGTAGTTTGGCCTACCTTTGATTTTTCCTTACTCTTATCATCCCTCTTATTCGTAAGTGGAAAAATTAACAATGCTGATGCTAGTGCAACGATGACTGAAAATAGTAATATATTACCCATTAAATCTCCCCTTATTTAAGATATAGACAGAACTTGTTTTTGTTATAGTATATATACGTTACCTCTAGTTCATTAGTTTCAAGCAGTTATTTCCAAAAAAGCAACTAAGAGAACGTTGTCCTAGGAGGTTCTCCCTGCAAGATTAACTAGGACCCGGCTAACGGTATTTACTCCGATTCTGACTCGTTTGATGGCTTTTCTGGGTTTCCTGTCAGAATCACGTTCGGATTCTGACTCGTTCCACTCCTTTTCTTCGTTTCCTGTCAGAATCAAGCCTGAATTCTGACTCGTTCCACCGCTTTTCTGGGTTTCCTGTCAGAATCACGGTAGGTT
This genomic window contains:
- a CDS encoding BH0509 family protein, whose product is MSRQERRNMIEYINKKRELSTEKLIYMTDEEIEHIYNITYFHYEQIIEG
- a CDS encoding heavy metal translocating P-type ATPase, whose amino-acid sequence is MNAQTRTIDNDSQLSYAQNVPNRMTKIIEHGELIAAITSGFLIVIAWLLSKSSGNESISIAFFLAAFIIGGYAKAKEGIKATINERELNVEMLMIFAAIGSAIIGYWAEGAILIFIFSLSGALETYTMNKSKKEISSLMKLQPEEALLITNGVENKVHVSTLEIGDEILVKPGERIPSDGMIIRGQTTIDEAAITGESIPVSKEINENVFAGTVNLNGAIVVGITKRANETLFQKIINLVQSAQSEKSPSQLFIEKFEGTYVKVVLTVVLLMMFVPHFLLGWSWTETFYRAMIFLVVASPCALVASIMPATLSAISNGAKHGILFKGGVHLEKLAGLQAIAFDKTGTLTRGKPEVTDVIVRSDIDEEQFLKITASIENHSNHPLAQAIVQYAKANNSFSLTLDEPSEFKDVAGWGIQATLYNKQWKIGKSGYVGKELVTQFENGVGKKLAEEGKTIVYVADDEGIVGLLALKDVVREISKQAIQILKENGIYTIMLTGDGNSTAKAIAKESGIDHYISECLPEEKVEHVKKIQDKFGEVAMVGDGINDAPALATANVGIAMGEGSDVALETADVVLMKNDLTKISDAIALSIRMNKIIKQNIVFSILVIMFLIASNFLQILDLPYGVIGHEGSTILVILNGLRLLK
- a CDS encoding YihY/virulence factor BrkB family protein; protein product: MTHKKVTTIKGFWEEFYYRFHHDEVVGLAAQLAYFFLLSLFPFLIFLITLIGYLPISQVDVLGIVSEYAPGQTMHLIETTLNEIMDKQRGGLLSFGVIATIWSASNGINAIIRAMNRAYDVKENRSFIVSRLMAIVLTIAMIIVIIVALLLPVFGKAIGIFIFTNLGLSESFLSVWNVMRIIISFFIMVIVLAALYRFAPNIRLTMREVWIGALFATVGWQIVSLAFSYFVTNFGNYSATYGSLGGIIILLIWFYLSAMVIVIGGEINAMIKLNGLHFHK
- a CDS encoding YtxH domain-containing protein, with the protein product MNKNNKLLKGMAVGAVVGAAISLLDRETRLSTTTNIKKYGGKLWSYAKNPEETITSLVNQVTNARNKIEELSEDVLFIMDKVNDIKETTEQVKKPSPNLIVKEDEENRE
- a CDS encoding basic amino acid ABC transporter substrate-binding protein, whose protein sequence is MKSKTIKSMLLFLLISFVLVLGACGQSETAPEEPTDTETTEETQGDQQEPASKEKVIVGTNAFFAPFEFMETGKVVGFDIDLISAVLDEAGYEYEIQNNGWEALFQNVQNESVDIGASAITITDDRKQSYDFSSPYFEARQMILVPEGSDIKGYSDLNDKLIGVQNGTTGDFAAQEILGEKSTNVKKYEDAPTAIMAMLRGETDAVIADNAVVKYYITSNPDQKVVAIDDAENFESEYYGILIQKGNEQLKTDVNAALKTIMENGKFTEIYKKWMGEEPNLEALKQ
- a CDS encoding amino acid ABC transporter permease; the encoded protein is MDFKWSIIAEYLPFFLKGMLLTIGVSISGVLIGSIFGLLIALGKMSSIKLVRLPFIWYINFFRGTPLFVQLLLIHFGVVPLFMTPANPIVSTIVTLSLNSAAYVAEIFRGGIQSIDRGQTEAARSLGMSNFQTMRYIIIPQAVKRMIPPLGNEFIVLLKDSSLAAIIAAPELMYWGRAAVGQYMRVWEPYLAVAVIYLILTLSLTYLLNYMERKMATS
- a CDS encoding alanine/glycine:cation symporter family protein, whose product is MELIGKISELVWGPPMLILIVGTGIFLTLRLGFLQLSTLPYALKQAFGKQQDQKSKGDISHYQALMTALAATVGTGNIAGVATAVVAGGPGAVFWMWISAIFGMATKYAEGVLAVKYRVEDENGEMSGGPMYYLERGLGQKWLGILFAIFGAIAAFGIGNMVQSNSVSEIVKSTFHIPTWVTGIILTILTALVILGGIKSIGKVTAFFVPIMAVFYLIAGLLVMVMNFDLIPAAFSLIFTDAFTGEAVAGGAIGTVIRWGVARGVFSNEAGLGSAPIAAAAAKTDYPARQALVSMTQVFIDTIIICSITGLTLVMGGIYKDGLTGAELTSATFEQFLGAAGPIVVAIGLIFFAFSTILGWSYYGEKCFSYLFSKSAVKYYRIVFVFAVFFGAILSLDAVWGIADIMNGLMAIPNLIGLLGLTGVVVAETKRFKQIMRDEKENANRAEV
- a CDS encoding DUF1128 domain-containing protein; protein product: MDLTNKSAENVEFMINAIKDKLRMVNVGAVKAEHFDGEMYEELKDIYEMVIGKDSFSISEMQAIAAELGNLRKV
- a CDS encoding J-domain-containing protein, which translates into the protein MDYFTNLVEQRIKDSIKNGEFDKLPGKGKPLNFDDDSAVPSELRMGYKILKNAGMVPEEVQLKKDMLKLEDLIACCKDLEEKEKLNKRLNEKLLRFNMLMEKRKMGRSSAFKRYKGKINRLF
- a CDS encoding DUF3052 domain-containing protein gives rise to the protein MNPVIKKLQLKDESKPVLILNAPVEYNDILAAFQAEVHKEVINDQYQFVQVFGTANEELKMWSKKGAEVLVEDGLLWLCYPKKTSKKYKGSDCSRDSVTGILADEGFEPVRQVAIDDDWSALRYRKVEHIKKMTRNFAVTEKGKERTE